The Carnobacterium sp. 17-4 genome has a window encoding:
- the treC gene encoding alpha,alpha-phosphotrehalase, which yields MSTFHEKVVYQIYPKSFKDSNGDGVGDLRGIIEKIPYLAELGVDVLWINPFFISPQKDNGYDIANYVEIDPLFGTMEDFEELIAVTKEYKLEVMLDMVLNHTSIEHEWFQKALKGEKKYQDYYILREPKADGSHPTNWVSKFGGPAWAPFADTGKEYLHLYDISQADLDWRNPEVREEVFNVVNFWLEKGVKGFRFDVINVIGKDEELLDAEDNVGKSLYTDRPIAHEFIHEMNQKTFGRYSDIMTVGEMSSTTIENGIAYSNPDKQELSMVFSFHHLKVDYLDGEKWSKTPFDFIKLKELLNDWQEGMSQGNGWNALFWNNHDQPRVISRFGDPVNHFEASAKLFAQSIHLLRGTPYVYQGEEIGMIDPEFQEITDYVDIETHNAYKELKAKNLPHEEIMEIIKSKSRDNSRTPMQWTNEKNAGFTSGEPWIKLADNYHQINVEKEQAEGSIFNFYKKLIQLRKEMPVISEGSYRGIMMDHPSVYGYVREYEGEQLLVLNHFYADLVTLEIPEEFLTRPSRYLIGNGKERDLTTNLELGPYETIAFYFEKNKKGN from the coding sequence ATGAGTACCTTTCATGAGAAAGTCGTGTATCAAATTTACCCAAAATCTTTTAAGGATTCCAATGGAGATGGAGTAGGGGATTTAAGAGGAATTATTGAAAAAATACCCTATTTAGCTGAGTTAGGTGTTGATGTATTATGGATCAATCCATTCTTCATTTCTCCACAAAAAGACAATGGCTATGATATCGCTAATTATGTAGAAATCGATCCTTTATTTGGAACAATGGAAGATTTTGAGGAACTCATTGCTGTAACGAAGGAATATAAATTGGAAGTTATGTTAGATATGGTGTTAAATCATACTTCTATCGAGCATGAATGGTTCCAAAAAGCTCTTAAAGGTGAAAAAAAATACCAAGATTACTATATTTTACGTGAGCCAAAGGCAGATGGAAGTCACCCTACGAACTGGGTCTCCAAATTTGGCGGCCCAGCTTGGGCTCCTTTTGCTGATACTGGAAAAGAGTACTTGCATTTGTATGACATATCGCAAGCTGACTTAGATTGGCGTAATCCTGAAGTAAGAGAAGAAGTATTTAATGTAGTCAATTTTTGGTTGGAAAAAGGCGTAAAAGGATTCCGATTTGATGTGATTAACGTAATTGGTAAAGATGAAGAACTTTTAGATGCAGAAGATAATGTAGGGAAATCACTGTATACAGATCGCCCAATCGCGCATGAATTTATCCATGAAATGAACCAAAAAACGTTTGGAAGATATTCGGATATCATGACAGTCGGTGAAATGTCTTCAACAACGATTGAAAACGGAATTGCTTATTCTAATCCTGATAAACAAGAACTATCGATGGTATTTAGTTTCCATCATTTAAAAGTTGATTATTTAGATGGCGAAAAATGGAGCAAAACACCATTTGACTTTATAAAACTAAAAGAGTTGCTTAACGATTGGCAGGAAGGCATGTCTCAAGGAAATGGATGGAATGCATTGTTTTGGAACAACCATGACCAACCTCGTGTGATAAGCCGATTTGGAGATCCAGTGAATCATTTTGAAGCTTCTGCTAAACTCTTTGCTCAGTCAATTCATTTGCTGCGTGGGACTCCTTATGTTTATCAAGGAGAAGAAATTGGGATGATAGATCCAGAATTTCAAGAAATTACAGATTATGTAGACATTGAAACGCATAATGCATATAAAGAATTAAAAGCAAAAAATTTGCCGCATGAAGAAATTATGGAAATCATCAAAAGTAAATCTCGAGATAATAGCCGGACTCCAATGCAATGGACAAATGAAAAAAATGCAGGTTTTACATCTGGGGAACCGTGGATAAAATTAGCTGACAACTACCATCAAATTAATGTAGAAAAAGAACAAGCAGAAGGATCCATCTTTAATTTTTATAAAAAATTGATTCAATTAAGAAAAGAAATGCCGGTTATTTCTGAAGGAAGTTATCGCGGAATCATGATGGATCACCCGAGTGTTTATGGCTATGTTAGAGAATATGAAGGTGAACAGTTGCTTGTACTCAATCATTTTTATGCAGATTTGGTAACATTGGAAATTCCAGAAGAGTTTTTAACTAGACCTAGTCGTTATCTTATTGGGAATGGAAAAGAAAGAGACTTGACCACTAACCTAGAATTAGGTCCTTACGAAACAATTGCTTTTTATTTTGAAAAAAATAAAAAAGGGAACTGA
- the treP gene encoding PTS system trehalose-specific EIIBC component, whose translation MADYTQDAKQLLEDIGGPDNISAVSHCATRMRFVLNDPAKADSKKIEDIPAVKGTFTQAGQYQVIIGNDVATFYNVFSKISGKEGVSKDEVKAASKQNQNPVQRAMSVLAEIFTPIIPAIVVGGLILGFRNILEAIPMESLGQLMVDGVAQVNNAGEPVYNTIVNVSQFWSGVNSFLWLIGEAIFHFLPVGITWSVAKKMGTTQILGIVLGLTLVSPQLLNAYAVAGTAAAEIPVWDFGYFTIDMIGYQAQVIPAMLAGFLLAYLELGLRKIIPQAISMIFVPFFALVPTVLLAHTVLGPIGWVIGNWISSIVYAGLGSSFNWLFGALFGFLYAPLVITGLHHMTNAIDLQLIADFDGTNLWPMIALSNIAQGSAVLAIIFLHRGNEKEEQVSIPAMISCYLGVTEPAMFGINIKYIYPFVAAMIGSGIAGLVATIFNVTANSIGVGGLPGILSIQNQYWLIFAICMVIAIVVPFVLTVVFRKYNILNKSDQVVVAEPELGK comes from the coding sequence CGTTTCGTATTAAATGATCCAGCAAAAGCAGACAGCAAAAAAATCGAAGATATCCCCGCAGTCAAAGGTACCTTTACTCAAGCCGGTCAATATCAAGTTATTATTGGCAATGATGTTGCCACATTTTATAATGTATTTTCAAAAATTTCCGGAAAAGAAGGCGTATCTAAAGACGAAGTGAAAGCAGCAAGTAAACAGAATCAAAACCCTGTACAACGTGCGATGTCTGTTTTAGCAGAAATTTTCACACCCATTATTCCAGCAATCGTAGTTGGGGGTCTTATTTTAGGGTTCCGTAATATTTTAGAAGCTATTCCCATGGAATCTCTTGGTCAATTGATGGTAGATGGCGTAGCACAAGTCAATAATGCAGGAGAACCTGTATACAATACCATTGTTAATGTCAGTCAGTTTTGGAGTGGAGTTAACTCGTTCTTATGGCTGATTGGTGAAGCCATTTTCCACTTCTTACCAGTAGGGATCACATGGAGTGTTGCTAAGAAAATGGGAACAACTCAAATTTTAGGTATTGTTCTAGGGCTTACATTAGTGTCACCTCAATTGTTGAATGCATATGCAGTTGCCGGAACAGCAGCAGCAGAAATTCCAGTTTGGGACTTTGGTTATTTCACCATTGATATGATTGGGTACCAAGCACAAGTTATTCCTGCTATGTTGGCTGGATTTTTACTTGCCTATTTAGAATTAGGGTTACGTAAAATTATCCCGCAAGCTATTTCAATGATTTTCGTGCCATTCTTTGCTTTAGTTCCAACTGTTTTACTTGCTCATACAGTTTTAGGACCAATTGGTTGGGTTATAGGGAACTGGATCTCAAGTATCGTTTATGCAGGATTAGGAAGCTCATTTAACTGGTTATTTGGAGCCTTGTTCGGCTTCTTGTATGCACCATTAGTCATTACCGGATTGCACCATATGACGAATGCAATTGATCTACAATTGATTGCTGACTTTGATGGAACGAATTTATGGCCAATGATTGCTTTGTCAAACATTGCACAAGGTTCAGCAGTATTGGCTATTATCTTCTTACACCGTGGAAATGAAAAAGAAGAACAAGTGTCTATTCCAGCAATGATTTCTTGTTACCTAGGCGTAACTGAACCCGCTATGTTTGGGATCAATATCAAATACATTTACCCATTTGTGGCGGCTATGATCGGGTCAGGTATTGCCGGATTAGTAGCAACTATCTTTAATGTAACAGCCAATTCAATTGGTGTTGGTGGACTTCCAGGGATTTTATCAATTCAAAATCAATATTGGCTTATCTTCGCTATTTGTATGGTAATTGCAATAGTAGTGCCGTTTGTTTTAACAGTCGTTTTCCGTAAATACAATATTTTAAATAAATCAGATCAAGTCGTTGTTGCAGAACCAGAATTAGGAAAATAA